A portion of the Corynebacterium jeikeium genome contains these proteins:
- a CDS encoding GlsB/YeaQ/YmgE family stress response membrane protein has protein sequence MNEILLAASFSPTMGFISWIIIGGLAGWIGSKIMNTDEQMGVVLNIVVGIVGGFLGGWLLTLFGVDVAGGGKFFSFLTCLLGAVILLWIVGLVQKRK, from the coding sequence ATGAACGAGATTCTTCTTGCTGCCTCCTTTAGTCCCACGATGGGCTTCATCAGCTGGATTATCATCGGTGGTCTTGCCGGCTGGATCGGCTCTAAGATCATGAACACCGATGAACAGATGGGCGTCGTCCTGAATATCGTCGTTGGTATCGTCGGTGGTTTCTTGGGCGGTTGGCTGCTCACCCTGTTCGGCGTTGATGTCGCCGGTGGCGGAAAGTTCTTCAGCTTCCTCACCTGTCTGCTCGGCGCCGTGATCCTGTTGTGGATTGTCGGCCTGGTTCAAAAGCGCAAGTAA